A genomic segment from Nocardiopsis sp. Huas11 encodes:
- a CDS encoding GntR family transcriptional regulator, with translation MRAESRYRQIARILRREIQEGSLPLGGQLPSEKQLEERFDASRNTIRLALGMLRNQGLILSRPGRGHFVQDVVPEIFYATRTKGGPDGLNESALSGQTLEELQLLSATADIASRLRVPEGDMTVVRRMYRFSGEQSGSISSAYYPMELVQGTPLMLPEDVESALVVLLEHGHRQVGYVDELQTRMPTPQETSQLELPPGVPVLDVHRTDYSEERPIRLVHTVYAGHSIRYQFEHGNLKAYHRD, from the coding sequence ATGCGGGCAGAAAGTAGATATCGACAGATCGCTCGGATCCTGCGACGGGAGATCCAGGAGGGAAGCCTGCCGCTGGGCGGTCAGCTGCCGTCGGAGAAGCAGCTGGAAGAGCGCTTCGACGCGTCCCGCAACACGATCAGGCTCGCACTGGGCATGCTGCGCAACCAGGGCCTCATCCTCAGCAGGCCGGGCCGCGGCCACTTCGTCCAGGACGTGGTGCCGGAGATCTTCTACGCCACCCGGACCAAGGGCGGGCCCGACGGTCTCAACGAATCGGCGCTGTCCGGGCAGACGCTGGAGGAGCTCCAGCTCCTGAGCGCCACGGCGGACATCGCCAGCCGGCTGCGCGTCCCCGAGGGGGACATGACCGTTGTGCGCCGCATGTACCGGTTCTCCGGAGAGCAGTCCGGCTCCATCAGTTCGGCGTACTACCCCATGGAACTGGTGCAGGGCACGCCGCTCATGCTGCCCGAGGACGTCGAGAGCGCCCTGGTGGTGCTGCTCGAACACGGGCACCGGCAGGTCGGCTACGTCGACGAGCTCCAGACCCGTATGCCCACGCCACAGGAGACGTCACAGCTCGAACTCCCCCCGGGAGTACCGGTTCTGGACGTCCATCGCACCGACTACTCCGAGGAACGCCCGATCCGACTGGTGCACACTGTGTATGCCGGGCACAGCATCCGGTACCAGTTCGAGCACGGCAACCTCAAGGCCTACCACCGGGACTGA
- a CDS encoding sigma 54-interacting transcriptional regulator, which produces MHDSPPPPGLPRTLADLRASGHVHRPVAAEVRENLLRRMGAGEARFPGVHGFDATVLPQVERALLAGHDIVLLGERGQGKSRLIRAIAALLDEWSPSVADCPINDHPYAPVCAGCRRRSSREGEALPVAWRHRRERYGEKLGTPDTGVGELIGDVDPARLAEGRSLGDPETVHYGLVPRANRGVFCVNELPDLPARAQVALFNVLEERDLQVRGYTLRLPLDILVVASANPEDYTNRGRIVTPLKDRFGAQVRTHYPPELADELALIRQEAALPPGTCVPSHLLETVARFTRLVRAHRKVDPRSGVSVRFSVAAAETVAASALRRAALVGEEVPVARVCDLPAVVEPLLGKVEFDIAAEGREAELLHALLRRATAEVFRERLGEADLSPLADRFSGGGTVESGDLVGAAELLRRVGGVPGLADMISRAAPEEQDGPPTPGLAAAVVEFALEGLYLERRLSKDTVADGGVYRF; this is translated from the coding sequence ATCCACGACTCACCCCCACCGCCCGGTCTCCCCCGCACCCTCGCCGACCTGCGCGCGTCCGGCCACGTCCACCGGCCCGTCGCCGCCGAGGTCCGCGAGAACCTGCTCCGGCGCATGGGGGCCGGAGAGGCCCGTTTCCCTGGTGTGCACGGCTTCGACGCGACCGTGCTGCCGCAGGTCGAGCGGGCCCTGTTGGCCGGGCACGACATCGTGCTGCTGGGCGAGCGCGGCCAGGGCAAGAGCCGGCTGATCCGCGCCATCGCCGCCCTGCTCGACGAGTGGTCCCCCTCCGTCGCCGACTGTCCGATCAACGACCACCCCTACGCCCCGGTGTGCGCGGGCTGCCGGCGGCGCTCGTCACGGGAGGGCGAGGCCCTGCCGGTGGCCTGGCGGCACCGCCGCGAGCGCTACGGCGAGAAGCTGGGCACGCCCGACACCGGCGTGGGCGAGCTGATCGGGGACGTGGACCCGGCACGGCTGGCCGAGGGCCGCTCGCTCGGCGATCCCGAGACCGTCCACTACGGGCTGGTGCCGCGCGCCAACCGGGGCGTGTTCTGCGTCAACGAGCTGCCGGACCTGCCCGCGCGCGCACAGGTGGCGCTGTTCAACGTGCTGGAGGAACGCGACCTCCAGGTGCGCGGGTACACGTTGCGGCTGCCCCTGGACATCCTGGTGGTGGCGAGCGCCAACCCGGAGGACTACACGAACCGGGGGCGGATCGTGACGCCGCTCAAGGACCGGTTCGGCGCCCAGGTCAGGACCCACTACCCGCCGGAGCTGGCCGACGAGCTGGCGCTGATCCGGCAGGAGGCGGCCCTGCCGCCGGGCACGTGCGTGCCCTCGCACCTGCTGGAGACCGTGGCGCGTTTCACCCGGCTGGTGCGGGCGCACAGGAAGGTGGATCCCCGCTCGGGGGTCTCCGTGCGCTTCTCGGTGGCCGCAGCCGAGACCGTGGCCGCCTCCGCCCTGCGCAGGGCGGCCCTGGTCGGCGAGGAGGTGCCCGTCGCCCGCGTGTGCGACCTGCCCGCGGTGGTGGAGCCGCTGCTCGGCAAGGTCGAGTTCGACATCGCCGCCGAGGGCCGGGAGGCGGAGCTGCTGCACGCCCTGCTGCGCCGGGCGACCGCCGAGGTCTTCCGTGAGCGGTTGGGGGAGGCCGACCTGTCGCCCCTCGCCGACCGGTTCTCCGGCGGCGGCACGGTGGAGTCCGGGGACCTGGTCGGCGCGGCCGAGCTACTGCGCCGGGTCGGCGGGGTGCCGGGGCTGGCGGACATGATCTCCCGCGCGGCTCCCGAGGAGCAGGACGGCCCGCCGACTCCGGGACTGGCGGCGGCGGTGGTCGAGTTCGCGCTGGAGGGGCTCTATCTGGAGCGGAGGCTGTCCAAGGACACCGTCGCCGACGGCGGCGTCTACCGGTTCTGA
- a CDS encoding GntR family transcriptional regulator, whose product MSTSRKTVVADHLREALSRGEYQPGDRLPGEEELAERFDVSRATARLGMRILQDEGRITIQAGRGAFAADHQPIIHLATPISGGSDSERFEAGYQPHLREAGYYQVDEKIKVSLDTMRPKVAKRLRFEDDENGPYGGLVVIRSCDRFVEGGLWQSQVTYFPFSIANGTALMHPERLDEGVSAVLRELGYREDWNWDIVGARMPSQDEADSFGLGPGIPLLVQERVAHEGERPLRFTETIMPANRHQLLYSGGDAPEELLLMASDVNIFER is encoded by the coding sequence ATGAGCACGTCGAGGAAGACCGTGGTCGCCGACCATCTGCGCGAGGCGCTGTCGCGGGGTGAATACCAGCCGGGCGACCGCCTGCCGGGCGAGGAGGAGCTCGCCGAGCGCTTCGACGTCTCCCGTGCCACCGCGCGGCTCGGTATGCGCATCCTCCAGGACGAGGGCCGCATCACCATCCAGGCGGGGCGGGGCGCCTTCGCCGCCGACCACCAGCCCATCATCCACCTCGCCACGCCGATCTCCGGCGGCAGCGACTCCGAGCGGTTCGAGGCCGGCTACCAGCCGCACCTGCGCGAGGCCGGCTACTACCAGGTCGACGAGAAGATCAAGGTCAGCCTGGACACCATGCGCCCGAAGGTGGCCAAGCGGCTGCGCTTCGAGGACGACGAGAACGGCCCCTACGGCGGGCTCGTGGTCATCCGTTCCTGCGACCGTTTCGTCGAGGGCGGGCTCTGGCAGTCCCAGGTCACCTACTTCCCCTTCAGCATCGCCAACGGCACCGCGCTCATGCATCCCGAACGCCTGGACGAGGGCGTCAGCGCGGTGCTGCGCGAGCTCGGGTACCGCGAGGACTGGAACTGGGACATCGTGGGCGCGCGGATGCCGTCCCAGGACGAGGCCGACTCCTTCGGGCTCGGCCCCGGGATCCCGCTGCTCGTGCAGGAGCGGGTGGCGCACGAGGGCGAGCGCCCGCTGCGGTTCACCGAGACGATCATGCCCGCCAACCGGCACCAGCTGCTGTACTCGGGCGGCGACGCCCCCGAGGAACTGCTGCTGATGGCCTCGGACGTCAACATCTTCGAGCGCTGA
- a CDS encoding VWA domain-containing protein codes for MRHRYRAYTGGPDPLAEPDPPTDAELRAVDELLALVAAADPDSDADREALDALADALSRYGSGERAALAETDPSELRRLLGPEGAAARTRLDAADHGLSPRELRRLGEAALRDVERGRGARPGGHAGPSGPGGTTGEMTGAFLPYEAEEDRPLDASATAREAALRRARSAGPPLLPEDLRVAETEPESAAAVCLLIDLSHSMVTRSLHEAAARTALALLALVRTRHPQDRVQVVGFGERAVELTPAALVAHDRSEAPGTNLHHALRLARAHVRRHRGLLPRVLVVTDGEPTAHLSEDGRARFAWPPAPRTVEATLAELDAVLREGAEVTFVLLADDPRLRAFRALVERRRGVRVVDADADLLGPVVLDRYRRR; via the coding sequence ATGAGACACCGATACCGGGCCTACACCGGCGGGCCCGACCCGCTGGCCGAGCCCGACCCGCCGACCGACGCGGAGCTGAGGGCCGTCGACGAGCTCCTCGCCCTGGTGGCGGCGGCCGATCCGGACTCCGACGCCGACCGCGAGGCACTGGACGCGCTGGCGGACGCCCTGTCCCGCTACGGGTCGGGCGAGCGCGCGGCGCTGGCGGAGACCGACCCCTCCGAGCTGCGGCGGCTGCTGGGCCCCGAGGGCGCGGCGGCCCGGACCCGGCTCGACGCGGCCGACCACGGTCTCAGCCCCCGCGAACTGCGCCGACTGGGCGAGGCCGCGCTGCGCGACGTCGAGCGGGGCCGCGGCGCGCGCCCCGGCGGCCACGCGGGCCCCTCCGGCCCCGGTGGGACCACGGGCGAGATGACCGGCGCGTTCCTGCCCTACGAGGCGGAGGAGGACCGCCCGCTGGACGCCTCCGCGACGGCGCGAGAAGCGGCCCTGCGCCGAGCCCGCTCCGCCGGCCCGCCCCTGCTCCCCGAGGACCTGCGGGTCGCCGAGACCGAGCCGGAGTCCGCCGCGGCGGTCTGCCTGCTCATCGACCTGTCCCACTCGATGGTGACGCGCTCGCTGCACGAGGCCGCCGCCCGGACGGCGCTGGCGCTGCTCGCCCTGGTCCGCACGCGCCATCCCCAGGACCGGGTGCAGGTGGTGGGCTTCGGCGAGCGCGCGGTCGAGCTCACCCCCGCCGCGCTGGTCGCGCACGACCGGAGCGAGGCGCCCGGCACCAACCTGCACCACGCCCTGCGCCTGGCACGGGCTCACGTGCGACGGCACCGCGGTCTCCTGCCCCGGGTCCTGGTGGTCACCGACGGCGAGCCCACCGCCCACCTGTCCGAGGACGGGCGGGCGCGGTTCGCCTGGCCCCCGGCTCCGCGCACGGTCGAGGCGACCCTGGCCGAGCTCGACGCCGTCCTGCGCGAGGGGGCCGAGGTCACCTTCGTCCTGTTGGCCGACGACCCCCGGCTGCGCGCCTTCCGGGCCCTGGTCGAGCGCCGCCGGGGCGTGCGGGTCGTGGACGCCGACGCCGACCTGCTCGGCCCGGTGGTCCTGGACCGCTACCGGCGGCGCTGA
- a CDS encoding FIST N-terminal domain-containing protein, whose translation MARFGDALTTGADLVNAAERAVMAALEQMEGSAPTEAGGGADLLCFFVCGADPEEVTLAGKRVMALAGDAVTLGCSSTGVIGGGRGVEGQGAVSVWCASLPDVEITPFRLDTVIEGDHLAVVGMREPSSRDRAAILLSNPYEFPTQAFVRESTDALGGLPVVGGMADGLRGEESVRLFVDGDVAENGAIGVLVGGDGVLGTVVSQGCRPIGPSMTVTKAEGNLLVELAGTNAYEKLEELVEGLSEEDRELASQGLHIGIAMDEYADHHEQGDFLIRSLSGADPEIGALTIGDMVEVGQTVRFQVRDAGTADEDLARRLASFGTDRSVGAGLLFSCNGRGSALFPRSDHDVLAVRRILGVDAVAGLFAAGEIGPVSGVNHVHEFTACLLAFAR comes from the coding sequence GTGGCACGGTTCGGCGATGCACTGACGACGGGGGCCGACCTCGTGAACGCGGCCGAACGCGCCGTCATGGCGGCCTTGGAACAGATGGAGGGGAGCGCGCCGACGGAGGCGGGCGGCGGCGCCGACCTGCTGTGCTTCTTCGTGTGCGGCGCGGACCCCGAGGAGGTGACCCTCGCCGGCAAGCGCGTGATGGCGCTCGCCGGGGACGCCGTCACCCTGGGGTGCAGCTCCACCGGCGTGATCGGTGGCGGCCGCGGCGTGGAGGGCCAGGGCGCGGTCAGCGTCTGGTGCGCGAGCCTGCCGGACGTGGAGATCACCCCGTTCCGGCTCGACACCGTGATCGAGGGCGACCACCTGGCCGTCGTGGGCATGCGCGAGCCCAGCTCCCGGGACCGGGCCGCCATCCTGCTCTCCAACCCCTACGAGTTCCCCACCCAGGCGTTCGTGCGCGAGTCCACCGACGCCCTCGGCGGGCTGCCGGTCGTCGGCGGCATGGCCGACGGGCTGCGCGGCGAGGAGTCGGTCCGGCTCTTCGTCGACGGCGACGTCGCCGAGAACGGTGCGATCGGCGTCCTCGTGGGCGGCGACGGCGTGCTGGGCACCGTGGTCAGCCAGGGGTGCCGACCGATCGGCCCGAGCATGACCGTGACCAAGGCGGAGGGCAACCTGCTCGTGGAACTGGCGGGCACCAACGCCTACGAGAAGCTGGAGGAGCTGGTCGAGGGCCTGTCCGAGGAGGACCGGGAGCTGGCCTCGCAGGGGCTGCACATCGGCATCGCCATGGACGAGTACGCCGACCACCACGAGCAGGGCGACTTCCTGATCCGTTCGCTCAGCGGCGCGGACCCCGAGATCGGCGCGCTGACGATCGGCGACATGGTGGAGGTCGGTCAGACCGTGCGCTTCCAGGTGCGCGACGCCGGGACCGCCGACGAGGACCTGGCGCGCAGACTCGCCTCCTTCGGCACCGACCGCAGCGTCGGCGCCGGCCTGCTGTTCTCCTGCAACGGCCGCGGCTCCGCCCTGTTCCCGCGCTCCGACCACGACGTGCTCGCGGTCCGCCGCATCCTGGGCGTGGACGCGGTGGCGGGGCTCTTCGCCGCGGGGGAGATCGGGCCGGTGAGCGGGGTCAACCACGTGCACGAGTTCACCGCCTGCCTGCTGGCCTTCGCCCGCTGA
- a CDS encoding cystathionine gamma-synthase, translated as MTFDGFETLAIHAGQEPDTGTGAVVVPIYQTSTYAQDGVGGLRQGYEYSRTGNPTRAALEECLAALEAGTRGLAFASGMAAEDTLLRTVLSPGDHIIIPGDAYGGTFRLVSKVVERWGVTWDAVDQSDPEAVRAALRPQTKVVWTETPTNPLLNITDIEAVAAIAHDAGALYVVDNTFASPYLQQPLTLGADVVVHSTTKYLGGHSDVVGGALVVSDAELGERLAFHQNTMGAVPGPFDSWLTLRGVKTLGVRMDRHSANAEKVVAALESHAAVRRVYYPGLDGHPGHKVAERQMRAFGGMVSFALRDGEKAALALCERTEVFTLGESLGGVESLIEHPGRMTHASTAGSALEVPADLVRISVGIESGDDLVADLLGALES; from the coding sequence ATGACGTTTGACGGGTTTGAAACGCTGGCCATCCACGCGGGCCAGGAACCGGACACCGGCACCGGGGCCGTCGTGGTACCGATCTACCAGACGAGCACCTACGCGCAGGACGGCGTGGGCGGGCTGCGCCAGGGCTATGAGTACTCGCGCACCGGCAACCCCACGCGCGCCGCGCTGGAGGAGTGCCTGGCCGCCCTGGAAGCGGGCACGCGCGGTCTGGCCTTCGCCTCCGGCATGGCCGCCGAGGACACGCTGCTGCGCACGGTCCTGTCGCCGGGCGACCACATCATCATCCCCGGTGACGCCTACGGGGGCACCTTCCGCCTGGTCTCCAAGGTGGTCGAGCGCTGGGGCGTGACCTGGGACGCGGTCGACCAGAGCGATCCCGAGGCCGTGCGGGCGGCGCTGCGCCCCCAGACCAAGGTGGTGTGGACCGAGACGCCCACCAACCCGCTGCTCAACATCACCGACATCGAGGCGGTCGCGGCGATCGCCCACGACGCCGGCGCGCTGTACGTGGTGGACAACACCTTCGCCTCGCCCTACCTCCAGCAGCCGCTGACCCTGGGCGCGGACGTGGTCGTGCACTCCACCACCAAGTACCTGGGCGGGCACTCCGACGTGGTCGGGGGCGCGCTGGTCGTGTCCGACGCCGAACTCGGGGAGCGGCTGGCCTTCCACCAGAACACCATGGGGGCCGTTCCGGGGCCCTTCGACTCCTGGCTGACCCTGCGCGGGGTCAAGACCCTGGGCGTGCGGATGGACCGGCACAGTGCCAACGCCGAGAAGGTCGTCGCCGCGCTGGAGAGCCATGCGGCGGTACGGAGGGTGTACTACCCCGGCCTGGACGGGCATCCGGGGCACAAGGTCGCCGAACGGCAGATGCGTGCCTTCGGGGGGATGGTCTCGTTCGCTCTGCGCGACGGGGAGAAGGCGGCCCTGGCGCTGTGCGAGCGAACCGAGGTCTTCACGCTGGGGGAGTCCCTGGGCGGGGTGGAGTCCCTGATCGAGCATCCCGGGCGGATGACGCACGCGTCCACCGCGGGTTCCGCGTTGGAGGTCCCGGCCGATCTGGTGCGGATCTCCGTCGGCATCGAGTCGGGTGACGACCTGGTGGCGGACCTGCTGGGGGCGTTGGAGAGCTGA